The Nocardioides ginsengisegetis region CGCGCGGTTGCCGTCGCCGGCCACCACCATCGCGAACTCGGTGTTGCGGATGCCGGCGAGGCTGCCGATGTTGAGGTTGCGCGTCCAGGTCTTGCCGTGGTCACGCGAGATTGCGACGCGCGCCTCACCCGTGCCGTCGGCGTAGGAGACGTAGAGCGTGTTGTCCTTGCCGATGCCGACGTAGGGGTCGGACTGACCCGCGATGCTGCCCGGGATGGTGCGGACCTTCCACGTCTGTCCTCCGTCGCGCGAGACCGAGACGCCCTGGCGGTTGCCGCAGATCGCGTTGGGGACGTACGCCGTGCCGTCGGGGCCGACCTGCACGTGGCCGTGGATGCCCGAGCACTCGGTGCTCCACAGCGCCACGGGCGAGCCGAAGCTGACACCGCCGTCGTCGCTGCGCGAGCAGTAGGCCTTGCCGAGCAGCAGGGCCCCGCCCTGGCTGCAGTAGTAGACCGCGTGCGGGTAGCTCCCGGACATGCCCTGCGGGTAGGGGCCGCCGCCGATGGTCTGGTGGTCGAAGCCGTTGATGCCGGTGCCGCAGCCCTCGGAGGGCGTGGCGGGCGTGGCGAAGTCGTCGTCGGAGTAGGCCGTCGCGGAGCAGGCCAGGTAGAGCTGGCTGACGATCGTGCGGCCGGTGGTGTGGTCGGTCCACCCGATCGGGTCGAGCGAGATCTTGTTCGACGGGTCGGTCGGGTCGGTGTTGACGTTCTCCCAGGCCGAGGTGCGCGCCTTGTCGTCGAACGTGACGACGTACTCGTCGGTGTTGGAGGTGAAGAGCGTGTTGCCCGACTTCCAGTTGCTGCCGATGCTGGGCTCGCCCGCGTTGTCGGCGACTCCGGCCGGGGCACTGAACTGGTGGTAGGTCGGCGCCGTGGCCTTCGAGGTCGCGACCTTGCCCGGCTTGATCGTGTACGCCGTCGCCGAGCCGGTGTAGACGGTGCCGGTCGGCGGGTTCTGGAAGGCGCAGACCAGCACGTTGTAGGTGCCGGGAGTGCGGGAGGTGACGTTGATGCCCTCGAGGTTCTGCGACCCGTCGGAGGCTGCGACCAGCTTGCCGTCGGGGCCGTAGAGGTACATCGCGAGGTCGTTGGTGGTGTTGGCGCCGGCGTCATCGGTCCACTTCACCGAGAAGCGCACGAGCGTCTCGTAGCCCTGCGGCAGGTTCTTCGGGAAGGACACGTGCACCTGGTGCTGGCTGTTGAGGCTGGGGTTCGCGGGGTCGCAGGCACCGGTCGGGTCGTCGATGCCGACCTGGCCCCACACCAGACCGGAGTTGCCGTTGTTGAACGGCGCGTTGCCGTGCCACGCGGTCCTGACGTGTCCCGGCGACGACGGCACCGTGATGGTGGAGGCGTCGATCGAGGCCGGGGCGGACGGGGCGATCGCCATGAAGCCTGCGGAGGCGGCGAGCGCCACACCCCCGACGAGCAAGCGGCGCTGAAGAAGAGACATGCGGAGGTCCTTCGCAAGGCGGGCGACGTCACCGACGGATGGGGTGAGCCACTGGATGCTGGCACAACGACGCCGTGGCCGCGGGGTTATCGCCGGCGTGGACCAGTGGTTCAGAGGCGCTCGATGATCGTCACGTTTGCCTGGCCGCCGCCCTCGCACATGGTCTGCAGTCCGTAGCGACCGCCGGTCCGCTCGAGCTCGCCCAGGAGCGTGGTCATCAGGCGGGTGCCGGTGGCGCCGATCGGGTGGCCCAGGGCGATGCCGCCGCCGTTGACGTTGACCTTCTCGTGGGGCACGTCGAGCTCCCGCATCCAGGCGAGCACGACGGACGCGAAGGCCTCGTTGCACTCGAAGAGGTCGATGTCGTCGACCGTGAGGCCGGTGCGCTCGAGGGCGTGACGGGTGGCGCGGATCGGCCCGGTGAGCATCCAGACCGGGTCGTCGGCGCGGACCGAGAGGTGGTGGATGCGCGCCCGCGGGGTCAGGCCGTGGTCGCGGACGGCCCGCTCGGACGCGATCAGCATCGCGGTCGAGGCGTCGCAGATCTGGCTGGCCACCGCCGCGGTGATCCGGCCGCCCTCGGCCAGTGGCTGGAGCATCGCCATCTTCTCCAGGCTCGTCTCGCGGGGGCACTGGTCGGTGGCGAACACGACGCCGTCGGGCAGAGGCACGGGCTCGATCTCGCGGACGAACCGGCCCTCGGCGATCGCCGTACGCGCCCGGTCGTGGGAGGCCAGCGCGAACGCCTCCATGTCCTCGCGGGAGATGTCCCACTTCTCCGCGATCATCTCCGCCGAGCGGAACTGGCTGACCTCCTGGGCGCCGTACCGCGCCCGCCAGCCGGGCGACTCCGCGAACGGCGTGGAGAAGCCGTAGGACTGGCCGGCCAGCATGGCGGCCGAGATCGGGATGGCCGACATGTTCTGCACTCCCCCGGCGACGACGAGGTCCTGCGTGCCGGACATGACGCCCTGCGCGGCGAAGTGCACGGCCTGCTGCGACGAGCCGCACTGCCGGTCGATGGTGACGCCGGGGACGTGGTCGGGCAGCCCGGCGACCAGCCAGGCCGTGCGGGCGACGTCGCCGGCCTGGGAGCCGATGGTGTCGCAGCACCCGAGGACGACGTCGTCGACGGCGCCCGGGTCGATGCCCGTACGGCGCACGAGCGCGCCGATCGTGTGGGCCGCGAGGTCGGCCGAGTGCATCCCGGCCAGCGCTCCCCCGCGCTTGCCGACCGGCGTGCGTACGGCGTCGACGATGTAGGCCTCAGGCACGGGTGCCCCCTTCGGTGATCGAGCTTGTCGAGATCCCGTCCAGGAGGATGCGGAGGTACTGGTCGGCGACGTCCTCGTGCGAGAGCGAGCCGCCCGGGCGGTACCACCGGACCGCGACCCAGACGGTGTCGCGGATGAAGCGGTAGGTCAGCTCGATGTCGAGGTCCGCGCGGAGCGCACCGGACTTGACGCCCTCGGTGAGCAGCGTGATCCAGACGTCGCGGGACTGGGCGTTGCGCTCGGCGAGGTAGGCGAACCGGTCGAAGCCGCCGAGGTAGTCGGCCTCGTTCTGGAAGATCGCGACCTCGTACCGGTGCTCGTGGATCGCCCGGAAGGACAGCCGCACCGCCTGCTCGATCTTGGTGCGCGCGTCGGCGTCGCTCTTGAGGACTGCGTCGTAGTCGGCGAAGAGCTGCTCCTGGAAGGACGACAGGATCTCGTCGACCATCGACTCCTTGGAGTCGAAGTGGTGGTAGAGGCTGCCGGACAGGATCCCCGACGCCTCGGCGATGTCGCGGACCGTCGTGTTCTTGAAGCCCTTCTCCGCGAACAGCCCGGCGGCGATCCCGAGCAGTTCGTCCCGCCTAGGCATGCTGACTGCTCACGGAGACGACCTCACCGGTGAGGTACGACGCATAGTTACTGGCCAGGAACACCATCACGTTGGCAACCTCCCACGGCTCGGCCGCGCGGCCGAACGCCTCCCGCTGCATGAGCTCGTCGAGCAGCTCGTCGGACGTGACCTTGGCCAGGAACGGGTGCATGGCCAGGCTCGGGCTGACCGCGTTGACCCGGATGCCGTGCGGCGCGAGGTCCAGGGCCGAGCAGCGGGTCAGCGCCATCACGCCGGCCTTCGCGGCCGCGTAGTGCGCCTGGCCCTCCTGGGCCCGCCAGCCGATCACCGAGGCGTTGTTGACGATCACGCCCCGCTTGCCCGCCGCGACCATCCGCTGCCCGGCCGCCCGCACGCAGCGGAACGTGCCGGTCAGCGTGATGTCGAGGACCCGCAGCCACTCCTCGTCGGTCATCTCCAGAACGTTGGCCGTGCCGCCGAGCCCGGCGTTGTTGACCATGATGTCGACCCCGCCGAGGTCGTCGGCCGCGTCGAGCAGCGCGCCCACCTGGGCCTCGTCGGTGACGTCGCAGACCAGCTGCCGCACGCGGTCCGCGCCGAACTCCGCGGCCAGGGTCCCCTCCGCCTCGGCCAGCCGGCGCTCGTGGGTGTCGCTGAAGACGACCGCCCGGGCGCCCTCCTCGAGCGCGCGGCGTACGACGGCGGCGCCGATGCCCGCGCCGGCCGCGGCGGTCACGACGACCACCTTGCCGGCGAGCAGGTCGTGGCCGGGCACGTACGGGGGTGCGTGCTGGGGTGCGTGCTGGGGTGCGGTCATCCGCGGGCCTCCCGGGGTAGGCCGAGCACGCGCTCGGCGAGGATGTTGCGCTGGACCTCGTCGCTGCCGCCGTAGATCGTGTCGGCGCGGGAGAAGAGATAGAGCCGCTGCCACTCGTCGAGCTCGTACGTCGCCCCCGGCCGCGCGGTCAGGCCGGCCGGACCCAGGACGTCCATCGCGAGCTCGCCGAGGCGCTGGTGCCAGCCCGCCCAGACCAGCTTGGCGATCGAGTCCGCTCCGGCCGGACGATCCGTGCCGCCGAGGGAGCGCAGGGCGTTGAGCCGGATCACCTCGAGCTCGACGGTGGCGCGGGCGAGACGGTCGCGGACCACCGGGTCGTCGAGGGTGCCGTTGCCGCGCGCGACCTCGACGAGCCCGCGGAGCTCGCGGGAGAACCCCACGATCTGGCCGAGCACGGACACGCCGCGCTCGTGGCCGAGCAGCGACATCGCCACCGCCCAGCCGCGGCCGGGTTCGCCGACGACGAGGTCGGCGCCGGTGCGGGCGCCGGTGAAGAAGACCTCGTTGAACTCCGAGCCGCCGGTCAGCTGCTCGATCGGCCGGACCTCGACGCCCTCCTGGTCGATCGGCACCAGCAGGAACGACAGCCCCTCGTGGCGCCGTGACCCCGGCTCGGTGCGTGCGAGCACGAAGATCCAGTCGGACTCGTGGGCATTGGACGTCCACACCTTCTGGCCGTCGAGGACCCACTGCCCTTCGGTGGTCGAGCTTGCCGAGACCAGACGCGCCTTCGTCTGCACGTTGGCCAGGTCCGACCCGGCGCCGGGCTCGGAGTAGCCCTGGCACCAGAGCTCCTCGACGGCGCGGATCCTCGGCAGGAACCGCTCCTGCTGGGCGGGCGTGCCGTGCTCGACCAGGGTCGGGCCGAGCAGCTCCTCACCGAGGTGGTTGACGCGCGCGGGCGCGTCGGCCCGGGCGTACTCCTCGTGGAAGATCACCTGCTGCCACAGGCTCAGCCCACGGCCCCCGTGCTCGGTCGGCCAGCCCAGGCAGGTCCAGCCGTGCGCGGCGAGGTGCCGGTTCCAGGCGAGCCGCTCGTCGTGCGCCTCGTGGTCGCGGCCGGCCCCGCCGAGGCCCCGGAGCGCGGCGTACTCCCCGCTCAGGTGCTCCTCGAGCCAGGCCCGCACCTCGGCGCGAAAAGCCTGGTCCGCCTCGGAGTAGGTCAGGTCCACGGGTGGTAGCCTACCAAGCAAATGCTTGGTACGCGCACGTTGCCCGCCCTGCTCCGCTCCGCCGCGGAGCGTTTCGGCGACCACCCGGCCTATGTCGAGGAGGGGCGCACGCTCTCCTACGCCGGGCTGCTCGAGCGGGTCGAGGCGACGGCCGCGGCGTACGTCGACGCCGGCGTCCGCGCCGGCGACCGCGTCGTTCTGTGGGGACCCAACAGCACCGCGTGGGCGATCGCCGCGCTCGCCGTCTCGTACGCCGGCGGGGTGCTGGTCCCGGTCAACTCCCGCTACGTCGGGCCAGAGGTCGCCGACGTCGTGGCCCGCACCCATGCTGCGCTCGTCGTCCTCCACGACGGCTTCCTCGGCCGCGACCAGCGACGGGAGCTCGCCGACGCGGGCACAAAGCCCCCCGTGGTCGACCTGCACGAGGTGACCGATCTCGACAGGCTCGATCACCGGCCTGGTGACAGGGACTTCCCGCAGCCCGGGCCCGACGACGTTGCCGACATCCTCTTCACCTCCGGCACGACCGGCCGGTCCAAGGGCGCGATGAGCGCCCACCGGCAGACGATCGGCGTGGCCGACGCGTGGGCGACGCTCGGTGGCGTGACGGCCGAGGACCGCTACCTCGTGGTCAACCCGTTCTTCCACTCCTTCGGCTACAAGATCGGGATCGTGGTCGGGCTGCTGACCGGCGCGACCCTCTACCCCGTGCCGGTCTTCGACGTCGAGGCCACGATGCGGCTGATCGAGTCCGAGCGGATCACGTTGCTGCCCGGCGCGCCCACGATCTACCAGTCCCTGCTGGCCGCGCCGGGCCGCGCCGACCACGACCTCTCCTCCCTGAGGCTGGCGGTGACGGGCGCCGCCGTCGTACCCGTGGTCCTGATCGAACGGATGAGACAGGAGCTCGGCATCGACCACGTGGTCACGGCGTTCGGGATGACCGAGGCCGTGGTCGTGACGATGTGCCGCGAGGACGACTCCGCCGAGACCGTGGCGACCACGTGTGGGCGTGCGATCCCCGGCATGGAGACGCGGATCGGCGACGAGGGCGAGCTGTTGGTCCGCGGCGACCACGTGATGCTCGGCTACCTCGACGACCCGGCCGCCACCGCCGCGGCGATCGACGCCGACGGCTGGCTGCACACCGGCGACGTCGGCACCCTCGACGAGGCCGGCAACCTGACCATCACCGACCGGCTCAAGGACATGTACATCTCCGGCGGCTTCAACGTCTATCCCGCCGAGGTCGAGCAGGTGCTGGCCCGGATGGACGGCGTGGCGGACGTCGCGGTCGTGGGCGTGCCCGACGACCGGCTCGGCGAGGTCGGCACGGCGTACGTGGTGGCCTCGGCGGGCTCGACCACCGAGGCGGACGTGCTCGCGTTCGCCCGGGAGCGGCTGGCCAACTTCAAGGTGCCGCGGCACGTCGAGGTGGTCGACGCGCTGCCGCGCAACCTGTCCGGCAAAGTGCTGAAGACCGAGCTGAGGAAGCGATGGACCTGACCCTCTCCGAGGCCGAGCTCGCGTTCCGCGAGGAGGCGCGCGCCTGGCTGGCGGCCAACGTGCCCCCCGAGCCGCTGCCCTCGATGGACACGGCCGACGGGTTCCGCGCCCACCAGGCGTGGGAGGCGCGCCTCGCCGAGGCACGGTGGTCGGTGGTGTCGTGGCCCGCGGCGTACTCCGGTCGCGAGGCCTCCCTCGTCGAGTGGGTGCTCTTCGAGGAGGAGTACTACCGCGCCGGTGCGCCCGGTCGGGTGTCGCAGAACGGCATCTTCCTGCTCGCCCCGATCCTGTTCGAGCACGGGACGCCGGATCAGCAGGAGCGGTTCCTGCCCACCATGGCCACCGGAGAACGGATCTGGGCGCAGGCGTGGTCCGAGCCCGAGGCCGGCTCCGACCTGGCGTCGCTGCGCTCGACCGCCAGTCGCGTGGAGGACGGCTGGCTGCTCAACGGGCAGAAGACGTGGTCGTCGCGGGCGGCCTTCGCCCACTGGGGATTCGGCCTGTTCCGCTCCGACCCCGAGGCCCAGCGGCACGCGGGACTGACGTACTTCCTCTTCCCGCTGGACGCCGACGGCGTGACGGTCCGTCCGATCGCGCAGCTCGACGGCGAGGCCGGCTTCGCCGAGATCTTCTTCGAGGACGTCTTCGTCCCCGACGGCGACGTGCTGGGGGCACCCGGCGACGGCTGGCGGGTCGCGATGAGCACCGCCGGCAACGAGCGCGGACTCTCCCTGCGCTCCCCCGGCCGGTTCTGCGCCGCCGCCGACCGGCTGGTCCATCTCCATCGATCGGTGGCTGAGGAGGTTGCGCAGCAACCGTCTCGAAGCCGCGTGGCCGACGCCTGGATCAGGGCGCAGGCCTACCGGCTCTACACGTGGGGCACGGTCACCCGGCTGGCCGAGGGTGGCGACATCGGCGCCGACGGGTCGGTCAACAAGGTCTTCTGGTCCGAGCTCGACATCGCGCTGCACGAGACCGCACTCGACCTGCTCGGGCCGGACGCCGAGGTGGAGTCGGCCTGGCTCGACGGCTACACGTTCGCCCTGTCCGGCCCGATCTACGCCGGCACCAACGAGATCCAGCGCAACATCGTGGCCGAGCGGATCCTCGGCCTGCCCAAGGAACCGCGGGGCGAGTCCAAGGGAGCGGGTCGATGAGGTTCGCGCTCACCGACGACCAGCGCGACTTCGCGGCCTCGCTGGAGGCGCTCCTCGCCTCCTCCGACACCGTCGCGGTCGCCCGCGCCTGGGCCGACGGTGACAGCGGACCCGGGCTCAAGCTCTGGGCCCGACTGGCCGAGCAGGGCGTGACGTCGCTGGCCACCGAGGCGAGCCCCGTCGAGCTGGTGATCGCCTTCGAGGCGCTCGGCCGCCACGCCGTGCCCGGCCCCTGGGTCGAGTCCGCGGCGTACCTCCCCCGGGCCCTCGGCCACGAGGTCGACGGAATCGGGACGGTCGCCGTGCCGCCGCACCTGCCCTGGGCGCTCGATGCCGACGTCGCCGACCAGGTGTACGTCGGCAGCACGCCGGCCGGGGCCGTCGGCCAGATGCGGGTCTCGGTCGACCGGACCCGGCGGCTGTTCGAGGTCGCTTCGTCGGTCGAGCCTGCCGAGACCAATCGGGACGCGTTCGACCTCGCCGTCCTGGCCACCTCGGCGCAGTTGCTGGGCTGTGGCGAGCGGCTGCTCGCCGACTCGGTGGTCTACGTGAAGCAGCGCCGGCAGTTCGGTCGCGAGATCGGCTCCTACCAGGTGATCAAGCACCGGCTGGCCGACGTGCACATCGCGCTGGCGTTCGCCCGCCCGCTCGTCTTCGGCGCCGCGCTCGGGGAGGTGCCGGCCTCGGCGGCCAAGGTGGCGTGCGCGGACGCGGCGTACCTCGCCTCGCGCACGGCGCTCCAGGTGCACGGCGCCGTCGGCTACACGCAGGAGCTCGACCTGAGCCTCTGGATCACCAAGGTCCGCGCGCTCGTGAGTGCGTGGGGGACGCCGGCCCACCACCGCGCGGCCGTGCTGGCGGGGCTCTGATGAAGTTCGCGCTGACACCGGAGCAGGCGGAGCTCGCGACGACCGTCCGGTCGTTGCTGGGCAAGCGCGGAGACGCCCGGGTGGCGACGTACGACGAAGCGTTGTGGCAGACCTTGTGCGAGCAGATCGGCGTGGCCGGGCTGGGGATCCCTGAGGAGTACGGCGGAGCGGGGTTCACGTTCTTCGAGTCGCTCGTCGCGCTCGAGGAGGTCGGCCGGTCGCTGGTGCCGTCGCCCCTGCTGTCGTCGCTCGTGACGTCCGAGGCGCTGCTGGCGGGTGGGTCGGAGGAGGCCCGGGCGCGGCTCCTCCCGCGGCTCGCCGCGGGCGAGGTGGGGACGTTCGTCGAGGGGGCGGACGCGCGGGACGTGCTCGACGGCGATCTCGCCTCCGTGCTGGTCGTGGCCTCCGGCGATGACCTGTTCGAGGTCGACCCCGCCGCCGCCGAGCGGACGTGGACGCCGACGATGGACGAGACGATCCGGCTGGCGACGGTGCACTGCGACCCTGCCACCGCCAACCCGATCGGTGACGGTGGCGCCGCGCGGTCGCGTGCTGCCCTGGTCGGCGCCGTGGGGGTCGCGGCCCTCCAGACCGGACTGGCCGCGCGCGCCCTCGACATGACGGTGGCCTACAGCAAGGAACGGGTGCAGTTCGGGCGCCCGATCGGGTCGTTCCAGGCGCTCAAGCACCGGATGGCCGACCTGCTCGTGCTCGTGGAGATGTCGCGGTCGGCGTCGTGGGCCGCGTCGTACGCCGTGGCCACGCATGCTCCCGACGCCGAGCGGCTGGCCCACGTCGCCAAGGCCTACTGCTCGGACGCGCTCGCCCGGGTCGCCGCCGAGACGGTCCAGATGCACGGCGGGATCGCGATCACGTGGGAGCACGACGCCCAGCTGGTCTTCAAGCGGGCGCACGCGCTCGGGCAGCTGTTCGGGTCGGCGGCCTCGCACCGGGCCCTCGTGGAGCTCTGACCTCCGGCAGTCATCGAGGGCCACGCAACGTCCACAGGCATCCCCCGGACAAGCCCTCGCCGCCGGCCTGTGGAGATCAAGCCAGCGCTCTCGACGCCCCCTGTTGTGCTCGAAGCTCCCAGCCGACAGGAGCCACCATGACCGCAACAACCCGGCACGAGCACAACCCGCACGAGCGCCCCACCTGGATCGTCCAGAGCGTGTTCTGCAACGAACGCCCGTGGACCGACTTCGCCTACACGATCGGGCTCGCCGACCGCGGCGTGGCCGAGCTGCACCTCCGCTGCCAACCCAGCCTGGGCGACGACCCCGCTCCCGACTGGCGGTTCAGCGCCCAGGACATGTGTCGCATCCTCAACGAGATCGCCTTCCGACTGCTCGAGGGTCGTGTTGCCGTGGGTGACTCATGGACCCATGAGTACGACGACGGCCTGGCCCGGGTCACCTTCCAGCTCGACCCGCCGGAGGATCGTGAAGACCTCGAGGCGTTCGGAACGGACGCCGGGGCGACCGTTCTGCCCGTGCGCTGGTCGCTCGAGCGCACACCGCGCGGCCCGCGCACGGCTCTGACGACTGAGGAGCGGGCACGCCTCCGAATCCAGCTCAAGCCTCTGCGTGACGGCTCGAGGTCCGCAAGGATCCCCGGGGTGTGGCGATCGACCGGACGCGCATCCTTCGACCCCTCCCAGCGCTACGGCCCCCGCACGCCCCTCGTGCTCGCGCGAGCTGGCCAGATCTGGTCCGCGGACGAAGAGACGCTGGCGGGCTTCCTCACC contains the following coding sequences:
- a CDS encoding TetR/AcrR family transcriptional regulator; the protein is MPRRDELLGIAAGLFAEKGFKNTTVRDIAEASGILSGSLYHHFDSKESMVDEILSSFQEQLFADYDAVLKSDADARTKIEQAVRLSFRAIHEHRYEVAIFQNEADYLGGFDRFAYLAERNAQSRDVWITLLTEGVKSGALRADLDIELTYRFIRDTVWVAVRWYRPGGSLSHEDVADQYLRILLDGISTSSITEGGTRA
- a CDS encoding acetyl-CoA C-acetyltransferase; protein product: MPEAYIVDAVRTPVGKRGGALAGMHSADLAAHTIGALVRRTGIDPGAVDDVVLGCCDTIGSQAGDVARTAWLVAGLPDHVPGVTIDRQCGSSQQAVHFAAQGVMSGTQDLVVAGGVQNMSAIPISAAMLAGQSYGFSTPFAESPGWRARYGAQEVSQFRSAEMIAEKWDISREDMEAFALASHDRARTAIAEGRFVREIEPVPLPDGVVFATDQCPRETSLEKMAMLQPLAEGGRITAAVASQICDASTAMLIASERAVRDHGLTPRARIHHLSVRADDPVWMLTGPIRATRHALERTGLTVDDIDLFECNEAFASVVLAWMRELDVPHEKVNVNGGGIALGHPIGATGTRLMTTLLGELERTGGRYGLQTMCEGGGQANVTIIERL
- a CDS encoding acyl-CoA dehydrogenase family protein, yielding MDLTLSEAELAFREEARAWLAANVPPEPLPSMDTADGFRAHQAWEARLAEARWSVVSWPAAYSGREASLVEWVLFEEEYYRAGAPGRVSQNGIFLLAPILFEHGTPDQQERFLPTMATGERIWAQAWSEPEAGSDLASLRSTASRVEDGWLLNGQKTWSSRAAFAHWGFGLFRSDPEAQRHAGLTYFLFPLDADGVTVRPIAQLDGEAGFAEIFFEDVFVPDGDVLGAPGDGWRVAMSTAGNERGLSLRSPGRFCAAADRLVHLHRSVAEEVAQQPSRSRVADAWIRAQAYRLYTWGTVTRLAEGGDIGADGSVNKVFWSELDIALHETALDLLGPDAEVESAWLDGYTFALSGPIYAGTNEIQRNIVAERILGLPKEPRGESKGAGR
- a CDS encoding SDR family oxidoreductase; amino-acid sequence: MTAPQHAPQHAPPYVPGHDLLAGKVVVVTAAAGAGIGAAVVRRALEEGARAVVFSDTHERRLAEAEGTLAAEFGADRVRQLVCDVTDEAQVGALLDAADDLGGVDIMVNNAGLGGTANVLEMTDEEWLRVLDITLTGTFRCVRAAGQRMVAAGKRGVIVNNASVIGWRAQEGQAHYAAAKAGVMALTRCSALDLAPHGIRVNAVSPSLAMHPFLAKVTSDELLDELMQREAFGRAAEPWEVANVMVFLASNYASYLTGEVVSVSSQHA
- a CDS encoding acyl-CoA dehydrogenase family protein; its protein translation is MRFALTDDQRDFAASLEALLASSDTVAVARAWADGDSGPGLKLWARLAEQGVTSLATEASPVELVIAFEALGRHAVPGPWVESAAYLPRALGHEVDGIGTVAVPPHLPWALDADVADQVYVGSTPAGAVGQMRVSVDRTRRLFEVASSVEPAETNRDAFDLAVLATSAQLLGCGERLLADSVVYVKQRRQFGREIGSYQVIKHRLADVHIALAFARPLVFGAALGEVPASAAKVACADAAYLASRTALQVHGAVGYTQELDLSLWITKVRALVSAWGTPAHHRAAVLAGL
- a CDS encoding FadD3 family acyl-CoA ligase, whose amino-acid sequence is MLGTRTLPALLRSAAERFGDHPAYVEEGRTLSYAGLLERVEATAAAYVDAGVRAGDRVVLWGPNSTAWAIAALAVSYAGGVLVPVNSRYVGPEVADVVARTHAALVVLHDGFLGRDQRRELADAGTKPPVVDLHEVTDLDRLDHRPGDRDFPQPGPDDVADILFTSGTTGRSKGAMSAHRQTIGVADAWATLGGVTAEDRYLVVNPFFHSFGYKIGIVVGLLTGATLYPVPVFDVEATMRLIESERITLLPGAPTIYQSLLAAPGRADHDLSSLRLAVTGAAVVPVVLIERMRQELGIDHVVTAFGMTEAVVVTMCREDDSAETVATTCGRAIPGMETRIGDEGELLVRGDHVMLGYLDDPAATAAAIDADGWLHTGDVGTLDEAGNLTITDRLKDMYISGGFNVYPAEVEQVLARMDGVADVAVVGVPDDRLGEVGTAYVVASAGSTTEADVLAFARERLANFKVPRHVEVVDALPRNLSGKVLKTELRKRWT
- a CDS encoding acyl-CoA dehydrogenase family protein translates to MDLTYSEADQAFRAEVRAWLEEHLSGEYAALRGLGGAGRDHEAHDERLAWNRHLAAHGWTCLGWPTEHGGRGLSLWQQVIFHEEYARADAPARVNHLGEELLGPTLVEHGTPAQQERFLPRIRAVEELWCQGYSEPGAGSDLANVQTKARLVSASSTTEGQWVLDGQKVWTSNAHESDWIFVLARTEPGSRRHEGLSFLLVPIDQEGVEVRPIEQLTGGSEFNEVFFTGARTGADLVVGEPGRGWAVAMSLLGHERGVSVLGQIVGFSRELRGLVEVARGNGTLDDPVVRDRLARATVELEVIRLNALRSLGGTDRPAGADSIAKLVWAGWHQRLGELAMDVLGPAGLTARPGATYELDEWQRLYLFSRADTIYGGSDEVQRNILAERVLGLPREARG
- a CDS encoding acyl-CoA dehydrogenase family protein produces the protein MKFALTPEQAELATTVRSLLGKRGDARVATYDEALWQTLCEQIGVAGLGIPEEYGGAGFTFFESLVALEEVGRSLVPSPLLSSLVTSEALLAGGSEEARARLLPRLAAGEVGTFVEGADARDVLDGDLASVLVVASGDDLFEVDPAAAERTWTPTMDETIRLATVHCDPATANPIGDGGAARSRAALVGAVGVAALQTGLAARALDMTVAYSKERVQFGRPIGSFQALKHRMADLLVLVEMSRSASWAASYAVATHAPDAERLAHVAKAYCSDALARVAAETVQMHGGIAITWEHDAQLVFKRAHALGQLFGSAASHRALVEL
- a CDS encoding glycoside hydrolase, with protein sequence MSLLQRRLLVGGVALAASAGFMAIAPSAPASIDASTITVPSSPGHVRTAWHGNAPFNNGNSGLVWGQVGIDDPTGACDPANPSLNSQHQVHVSFPKNLPQGYETLVRFSVKWTDDAGANTTNDLAMYLYGPDGKLVAASDGSQNLEGINVTSRTPGTYNVLVCAFQNPPTGTVYTGSATAYTIKPGKVATSKATAPTYHQFSAPAGVADNAGEPSIGSNWKSGNTLFTSNTDEYVVTFDDKARTSAWENVNTDPTDPSNKISLDPIGWTDHTTGRTIVSQLYLACSATAYSDDDFATPATPSEGCGTGINGFDHQTIGGGPYPQGMSGSYPHAVYYCSQGGALLLGKAYCSRSDDGGVSFGSPVALWSTECSGIHGHVQVGPDGTAYVPNAICGNRQGVSVSRDGGQTWKVRTIPGSIAGQSDPYVGIGKDNTLYVSYADGTGEARVAISRDHGKTWTRNLNIGSLAGIRNTEFAMVVAGDGNRASVAFLGTKTPGSTQAASFGKSADGKTFTGGAWHLYVATTYDRGATWTMVNATPHDPVQRGCVWNSGGSNPCRNLLDFEGITIDRTGHVMVGFADGCVSPALDKASDCVASDKVSDNGLVNHGAILRQLSGRTLFAKYDR